From a region of the Streptomyces sp. NBC_00193 genome:
- a CDS encoding DUF11 domain-containing protein: MRSRTGGPCRRRRTVAALSAAAACCFLSTAPSAASGPADPGTATSESPEPDASPEPDASAVPAAPAAGTGQALSETGPGGGAGPVEEPGAGSGATAARLRESADLAVSGILRPAATADRESAASAGRETFDYVVTVTNRGPSSARQVRVTDRLPLALEFVSSRDGCTASGRTVVCGPLAALAVGASHAWVITVRLAAGYRGDGTDIVNEAVVDSATADPDSRNNTSSLTGLEIPPSARTADLSLRKTAVLARGREHVRPGEKFTYLITVRNEGPATARQVQVTDRLPASLTLLSSPDDCAVAKDGERLVVCPPLDRLAAGEKAEYRITVRAATEDRAARPPAGRCTPIENVARVTSASFDPDLSDNANRPGTTGPGGGRLCLVSEGRGEQHDGHGGHDGHDGRGDGHHGHDGRGDHHEGREQHGGRGDLADSGATVPAWLLWTSTALVAAGAALRTAFRVRRP, encoded by the coding sequence GTGAGAAGCCGCACCGGCGGCCCGTGCCGGCGCCGGCGCACGGTGGCCGCGCTCTCCGCGGCGGCGGCGTGCTGTTTCCTCTCCACGGCGCCTTCCGCGGCATCGGGTCCGGCGGACCCCGGTACGGCCACGTCCGAGTCCCCCGAGCCCGACGCGTCGCCGGAGCCCGACGCGTCCGCCGTACCGGCAGCGCCTGCCGCCGGTACGGGGCAGGCGCTCTCGGAAACGGGGCCCGGCGGCGGCGCGGGACCGGTGGAGGAGCCCGGGGCGGGCAGCGGAGCCACCGCCGCGCGGCTCCGGGAGAGCGCGGATCTGGCGGTGTCGGGCATCCTGCGGCCGGCGGCGACCGCCGACCGGGAGAGCGCCGCTTCGGCGGGGCGGGAGACCTTCGACTACGTCGTGACGGTGACCAACCGGGGCCCGTCCAGCGCCCGGCAGGTGCGCGTCACCGACCGGTTGCCGCTCGCCCTGGAATTCGTCTCGTCCCGCGACGGCTGCACCGCGAGCGGCCGGACGGTGGTGTGCGGGCCGCTGGCCGCGCTGGCGGTGGGCGCCTCGCACGCGTGGGTGATCACCGTACGGCTGGCCGCCGGCTACCGCGGAGACGGCACGGACATCGTCAACGAAGCGGTCGTCGACTCGGCCACGGCGGACCCGGACTCCCGGAACAACACCTCCTCCCTGACCGGCCTGGAGATCCCGCCCAGCGCACGGACGGCGGACCTGTCGCTCCGGAAGACGGCGGTGCTCGCGAGGGGGCGGGAGCACGTCCGGCCGGGCGAGAAGTTCACGTACCTGATCACGGTGCGCAACGAGGGCCCGGCGACGGCGCGGCAGGTCCAGGTCACCGACCGGCTGCCAGCCTCGCTGACCCTGCTCTCCTCACCCGACGACTGCGCGGTCGCGAAGGACGGGGAGCGGCTGGTGGTCTGTCCGCCGCTGGACCGTCTGGCGGCCGGGGAGAAGGCGGAGTACCGGATCACGGTGCGGGCCGCCACCGAGGACCGGGCCGCCCGGCCTCCGGCCGGCAGGTGCACGCCCATCGAGAACGTCGCCCGCGTCACCTCGGCGAGCTTCGACCCCGACCTCTCCGACAACGCCAACCGGCCGGGGACCACCGGGCCGGGCGGCGGGCGGCTGTGTCTGGTGTCCGAAGGCCGCGGGGAGCAGCACGACGGACATGGCGGGCACGACGGACACGACGGTCGCGGGGACGGCCACCACGGCCACGACGGCCGCGGCGACCACCACGAAGGCCGGGAGCAGCACGGCGGCCGCGGCGACCTGGCCGACTCCGGGGCCACGGTCCCGGCCTGGCTGCTGTGGACCTCCACCGCGCTGGTGGCCGCGGGAGCGGCGCTGCGGACGGCGTTCCGGGTGCGGCGCCCGTGA
- a CDS encoding DUF11 domain-containing protein, which translates to MTTTPGRRPAVWALAPLLCAAALWAGPVPGAAALPGGGPRIEVTAQRAKAPGDLITYTLTARNKGPSVARKVTATDKLPNGISFVGSSDGCTAVGQTVTCGPEPQLSAGETKSWSFQARLSPSYQGDGSDLGNSATGSSEATDPDPANNKPDPVLPPGPFDPVSDLATVKTPLGAGPTVPGQEYEYEVRTTNKGPSDARNVVVTDALPVGLDFVSSADPCAASGRTVTCGPLARLVPGGEVVWTFKVKLDAAYSGDGSDLRNTATSASASKDPEPADNTSRAVLPPGGVTDPQADVWTTKRPADATPVAPGQTFAYVVTATNDGPSRALGTTVTDKLPAQLAFVSSPDGCSATDGTVSCGPVAVLEPSAARTWRFVVRLDSGYTGNGSDIRNTATTTSRTKDPKPENNTSSPAGLPGSTVNKPTADLEVVKEAVGTKPPVPGESFDYRIRITNNGPSADAFNVKLTDALPEGLSYVASSPAGCTVAGRLVACKRTSPLRVGEKVEYLLTVKVDPAYAGDGSDLKNTAQVTADNIDPASGNDKSTATVPGGHVTAPAADLAITKKPVQTSPVAPGETFDYALTVTNNGPSQAEQITVSDTLPTALSFVSGDATCTSGRTVTCGALPRLAPGASMTWVITVKLDPEYTGNGSDIRNTATVDSLTGDPEPANNTSAAAGPPGGTVKDPTADLEVGKTTP; encoded by the coding sequence ATGACGACGACACCAGGCCGGCGGCCGGCGGTGTGGGCCCTGGCTCCGCTGCTCTGCGCCGCGGCCCTGTGGGCCGGACCGGTCCCCGGGGCCGCCGCCCTGCCCGGCGGGGGGCCCAGGATCGAGGTGACGGCACAGCGGGCCAAGGCTCCCGGTGACCTGATCACCTACACGCTGACCGCGAGGAACAAGGGCCCGTCGGTGGCCCGCAAGGTCACCGCGACGGACAAGCTCCCCAACGGGATCTCCTTCGTCGGCTCCTCCGACGGCTGCACCGCCGTCGGCCAGACCGTCACGTGCGGGCCGGAACCGCAGCTTTCCGCCGGGGAGACCAAGAGCTGGAGCTTCCAGGCCCGGCTGAGTCCCTCGTACCAGGGTGACGGTTCCGACCTCGGCAACAGCGCCACGGGCAGCTCCGAGGCCACCGATCCCGACCCGGCCAACAACAAGCCGGATCCGGTGCTGCCTCCCGGGCCGTTCGATCCCGTGTCGGACCTGGCCACCGTCAAGACCCCGCTGGGCGCGGGGCCGACGGTGCCGGGCCAGGAGTACGAGTACGAGGTCCGTACGACCAACAAGGGCCCCTCCGACGCGCGCAACGTCGTGGTGACCGACGCCCTGCCCGTCGGGCTGGACTTCGTGTCCTCCGCCGACCCGTGCGCGGCGTCCGGACGGACCGTCACCTGCGGTCCGCTGGCCCGGCTCGTCCCCGGCGGCGAGGTGGTGTGGACCTTCAAGGTGAAGCTGGACGCCGCCTACTCCGGTGACGGCAGCGACCTGCGCAACACGGCGACCTCCGCGTCCGCGTCCAAGGACCCGGAGCCCGCCGACAACACCTCGCGCGCCGTGCTGCCGCCGGGCGGGGTCACCGACCCGCAGGCCGACGTGTGGACGACCAAGCGGCCGGCCGACGCCACCCCGGTCGCACCCGGGCAGACCTTCGCGTACGTGGTGACCGCGACCAACGACGGCCCGTCCCGGGCGCTGGGCACCACCGTCACCGACAAGCTGCCCGCGCAGCTCGCCTTCGTCTCCTCCCCCGACGGCTGCTCGGCCACCGACGGTACGGTCAGCTGCGGCCCGGTGGCCGTACTGGAGCCCTCGGCTGCCCGGACCTGGCGGTTCGTCGTCCGGCTGGACAGCGGGTACACCGGCAACGGATCCGACATCCGCAATACGGCGACCACCACCTCGCGGACCAAGGACCCCAAGCCGGAGAACAACACGAGCAGCCCGGCGGGCCTGCCCGGCAGCACCGTCAACAAGCCGACCGCGGACCTGGAAGTGGTCAAGGAAGCCGTCGGCACCAAGCCTCCGGTGCCGGGCGAGTCCTTCGACTACCGGATCCGGATCACCAACAACGGCCCGTCGGCCGACGCCTTCAACGTCAAGCTCACCGACGCCCTTCCCGAGGGCCTCTCGTACGTGGCGTCCTCCCCGGCCGGATGCACCGTCGCCGGTCGTCTGGTGGCGTGCAAGCGCACCAGCCCGCTCAGGGTGGGCGAAAAGGTCGAGTACCTGCTCACCGTGAAGGTGGATCCCGCCTACGCCGGAGACGGCAGCGACCTGAAGAACACCGCCCAGGTGACGGCCGACAACATCGACCCGGCGAGCGGGAACGACAAGAGCACCGCGACCGTGCCCGGCGGGCACGTCACGGCTCCCGCCGCGGACCTCGCGATCACCAAGAAGCCCGTCCAGACCAGCCCCGTGGCCCCGGGCGAGACCTTCGACTACGCCCTGACCGTCACCAACAACGGCCCCTCCCAGGCCGAGCAGATCACGGTCTCCGACACGCTGCCGACCGCGCTGAGCTTCGTGTCCGGCGACGCCACCTGCACCTCGGGGCGGACCGTCACCTGCGGCGCGCTGCCGCGGCTGGCGCCCGGAGCCTCGATGACCTGGGTGATCACGGTGAAGCTGGACCCGGAGTACACGGGGAACGGCTCCGACATCCGCAACACCGCCACCGTCGACTCCCTGACCGGCGACCCCGAGCCCGCGAACAACACGAGCGCGGCCGCCGGCCCGCCCGGCGGCACCGTCAAGGACCCGACGGCCGACCTGGAGGTCGGCAAGACGACCCCCTGA
- a CDS encoding NAD-binding lipoprotein, translating to MTQQHTTSLRLRVRYRFDHLVSGGTTALIGWLALACLAVVVPASMVLVWSDRSAPTTLSGRLTAVWVSVGQTLKIGGAVGSPLYVLASVSLALVALLFVSTLVSLITTGINRRIMALRLGHSTVLETGHTVVLGWSDQVFPVIGELVAANANQRRSAIAVLAPQDKVWMESEISTRVGDSGRTRIICRSGSTTDPAELCRVSPGTAKAVLVLPPTGDGGDAHVVKTLLALDAAVPGSGVGDSVVVAAVRDSRNHVTAGLAAGPGGHVLCFDDIVARLLVQTARQPGLSLVYSELLDFEGDEFYPVAAGGLAGRPFGEALLSFATSCAVGLLHADGSVTLNPGQEAVIGPADRIIVISRDDDTAVREDPARLASLVEESAIVSAGARPAPAERLLLLGWNRRAPLVIEQLDQYVSPGTTLDVVALGEYAATHAARAVTAARSRLDVSLHTGDVTDPLTLAKLDVPSYDGVIVIGETEAGDTDPAPFPAVTDPESRPEARADDRTLVTLLHLRAIGDAAQRDLALTTEMSDDGNRLLAPARGGSDFIVSGRLISLLMTQISESPYLAEVFEELFTAEGHEFHLKPATDYVRTGHEVSFATVVESAGRRGECAVGYRLRAQSTTGPGHGVRINPDKRQRIRFSEEDSLIVLAES from the coding sequence GTGACGCAGCAGCACACGACGTCACTGCGGCTCCGGGTCCGGTACCGCTTCGACCATCTGGTCTCGGGCGGGACGACCGCGCTCATCGGCTGGCTCGCCCTGGCCTGCCTGGCCGTCGTCGTTCCGGCGAGCATGGTCCTGGTCTGGTCCGACCGGTCCGCTCCGACCACGCTGTCGGGCCGGCTCACCGCCGTGTGGGTCAGCGTCGGCCAGACCCTGAAGATCGGGGGCGCCGTGGGCTCCCCGCTCTACGTACTGGCCTCCGTGTCCCTCGCGCTCGTGGCGCTGCTCTTCGTGTCGACGCTGGTCAGTCTGATCACCACGGGGATCAACCGGCGCATCATGGCGCTGCGCCTGGGTCATTCCACCGTGCTGGAGACGGGGCACACCGTCGTACTGGGCTGGTCGGACCAGGTCTTCCCGGTGATCGGGGAGCTGGTGGCCGCGAACGCGAACCAGCGCAGGTCCGCCATCGCGGTGCTCGCCCCGCAGGACAAGGTGTGGATGGAGAGCGAGATCTCCACCCGCGTCGGCGACAGCGGAAGAACGCGGATCATCTGCCGCAGCGGCAGCACCACCGACCCGGCGGAGCTGTGCCGGGTGAGTCCGGGCACCGCGAAGGCGGTGCTGGTGCTGCCTCCCACCGGGGACGGCGGTGACGCCCACGTGGTGAAGACGCTCCTCGCCCTCGACGCGGCCGTGCCCGGGTCCGGCGTCGGGGACTCGGTGGTGGTCGCCGCCGTCCGCGACTCCCGCAACCACGTCACCGCGGGGCTCGCCGCCGGGCCCGGGGGGCACGTCCTGTGCTTCGACGACATCGTCGCGCGGCTGCTCGTCCAGACGGCCCGGCAGCCCGGACTCTCCCTCGTCTACTCGGAGTTGCTGGACTTCGAGGGGGACGAGTTCTATCCGGTCGCCGCCGGGGGCCTCGCGGGGCGGCCGTTCGGCGAGGCCCTGCTGTCCTTCGCCACGTCCTGCGCGGTCGGTCTGCTGCACGCCGACGGGAGCGTCACCCTCAATCCCGGCCAGGAGGCGGTGATCGGCCCGGCGGACCGGATCATCGTCATCTCCCGGGACGACGACACGGCCGTGCGGGAGGACCCGGCCCGCCTCGCCTCCCTCGTGGAGGAGAGTGCGATCGTGTCGGCCGGAGCCCGGCCCGCCCCGGCCGAACGCCTCCTCCTGCTCGGCTGGAACCGCCGCGCCCCGCTCGTCATCGAGCAGCTCGACCAGTACGTGAGCCCGGGGACGACCCTGGACGTGGTGGCGCTCGGCGAGTACGCGGCCACGCACGCCGCCCGCGCCGTCACGGCCGCGCGGTCCCGCCTCGACGTCTCCCTCCACACCGGCGACGTCACCGACCCGCTCACCCTGGCCAAGCTGGACGTGCCCTCGTACGACGGCGTGATCGTGATCGGCGAGACGGAGGCCGGGGACACGGACCCGGCCCCGTTCCCGGCCGTGACGGATCCGGAGTCGCGGCCGGAGGCACGGGCGGACGACAGGACGCTGGTGACCTTGCTGCACCTGCGGGCCATCGGGGACGCCGCGCAGCGGGACCTCGCGCTCACCACCGAGATGTCCGACGACGGCAACCGGCTCCTCGCGCCCGCCCGGGGCGGCTCGGACTTCATCGTGAGCGGCCGGCTGATCAGCCTGCTGATGACCCAGATCTCGGAAAGCCCCTATCTCGCCGAGGTCTTCGAGGAACTGTTCACGGCGGAGGGCCACGAGTTCCACCTCAAGCCGGCCACGGACTACGTCCGGACCGGCCACGAGGTCTCCTTCGCCACGGTCGTGGAATCGGCGGGGCGGCGGGGGGAATGCGCGGTCGGCTACCGGCTGCGCGCGCAGAGCACCACCGGCCCCGGCCACGGGGTACGGATCAACCCCGACAAGCGGCAGCGGATCCGGTTCTCCGAGGAGGACTCGCTGATCGTGCTCGCCGAGAGCTGA
- a CDS encoding NAD(P)/FAD-dependent oxidoreductase translates to MIMDPDAHSESPEPSGTTGDAAPAPAGRSARRPSRRTVIAGAAAVAATGGLTVAVTSAETSQAVPGAAVADWGTCLTIARAILVRDEEDQPLVPRYADILLKNGLPRSRRPGKKVLIVGAGPAGLTAAHLLREAGHRVTVIEANGNRVGGRIKTFRTGGHENAAQPFADPKQYAEAGAMRIPDSHPLVTGLMDGLGLKRRRFHLVDVDATGRPAYRTWIHVNGIRVRRADYARAPQTLNRSFGVPQAYESVPASQIVREAFAPVRKEIEGKKDKELVEGWARVIQRYGHMSMYRFLTEEAELDERTIDLIGTVENLTSRLHLAFVHSFIGASLISPDTAFYELPGGTATLADAMYARVKDLVRLDRRATRITHGEGKVTVETVSEGRGGSPVRRETFTADTAIVTVPFSGLRHIPITPALSYGKRRAVTELHYDAATKVLLEFSRRWWEFDEADWKRELEAVKTGLYRSYQVAKTPADGALLGAHPSVPDGHISDAQRAHYAACRVVARDQPEAAGVIGGGSATDNPNRFMFQPSYPVEGSAGGVVLASYSWSDDALKWDSLDDEERYPRALAGVQEVFGQRIEVFYTGVGRTQSWMRDPYAYGEASVLLPGQHTELFPHVRKAEGNLHFAGCHTSIKPAWIEGALESAVRTALEVHTA, encoded by the coding sequence ATGATCATGGATCCCGATGCCCACTCCGAATCCCCCGAACCGTCCGGCACCACGGGCGACGCCGCACCGGCACCCGCCGGCCGGTCCGCCCGCCGCCCCTCCCGCCGGACCGTCATCGCCGGCGCGGCCGCCGTCGCCGCGACCGGCGGGCTGACGGTCGCCGTCACCTCCGCCGAGACCTCGCAGGCCGTCCCCGGCGCCGCGGTCGCCGACTGGGGCACCTGCCTGACGATCGCGCGGGCCATCCTCGTGCGCGACGAGGAGGACCAGCCGCTCGTACCGCGCTACGCCGACATCCTCCTGAAGAACGGCCTGCCCCGCTCGCGCCGCCCCGGGAAGAAGGTGCTGATCGTCGGAGCCGGGCCGGCCGGTCTCACCGCCGCACACCTCCTGCGCGAAGCCGGCCACCGGGTCACCGTCATCGAGGCGAACGGCAACCGGGTGGGCGGCCGGATCAAGACCTTCCGCACCGGCGGCCACGAGAACGCCGCCCAGCCCTTCGCCGACCCGAAGCAGTACGCCGAGGCCGGCGCGATGCGCATCCCCGACAGCCACCCGCTGGTCACCGGCCTGATGGACGGCCTCGGCCTCAAGCGCCGGCGCTTCCACCTGGTCGACGTGGACGCCACCGGCCGCCCCGCGTACCGGACATGGATCCACGTCAACGGCATCCGCGTCCGCCGCGCCGACTACGCGCGCGCCCCGCAGACGCTCAATCGTTCCTTCGGAGTGCCGCAGGCCTACGAGTCCGTGCCCGCCTCGCAGATCGTCCGCGAGGCCTTCGCCCCCGTGCGCAAGGAGATCGAGGGCAAGAAGGACAAGGAACTCGTCGAGGGCTGGGCCCGCGTCATCCAGCGCTACGGCCACATGTCGATGTATCGCTTCCTGACCGAGGAGGCCGAGCTCGACGAGCGGACCATCGACCTGATCGGAACCGTCGAGAACCTCACCTCCCGCCTGCACCTCGCCTTCGTGCACAGCTTCATCGGCGCCTCGCTGATCAGCCCCGACACCGCCTTCTACGAACTGCCCGGCGGCACCGCCACCTTGGCCGACGCCATGTACGCCCGCGTCAAGGACCTCGTACGGCTCGACCGCCGCGCCACCCGCATCACCCACGGCGAGGGCAAGGTCACCGTCGAGACCGTCTCCGAGGGCCGCGGCGGCAGCCCCGTACGCCGCGAGACCTTCACCGCGGACACCGCCATCGTCACGGTCCCCTTCTCCGGGCTGCGCCACATCCCCATCACCCCGGCCCTCTCCTACGGCAAGCGGCGGGCGGTCACCGAGCTGCACTACGACGCCGCCACCAAGGTGCTGCTCGAATTCAGCCGCCGCTGGTGGGAGTTCGACGAGGCCGACTGGAAGCGCGAACTGGAGGCCGTGAAGACCGGCCTCTACCGCAGCTACCAGGTCGCGAAGACCCCGGCGGACGGGGCCCTGCTGGGCGCCCACCCCTCCGTCCCCGACGGCCACATCTCCGACGCCCAGCGCGCCCATTACGCCGCCTGCCGCGTCGTCGCCCGCGACCAGCCCGAAGCGGCCGGCGTCATCGGCGGCGGCTCGGCCACCGACAACCCCAACCGCTTCATGTTCCAGCCCTCGTACCCCGTCGAAGGCAGCGCCGGCGGAGTCGTCCTCGCCTCCTACAGCTGGTCGGACGACGCCCTCAAGTGGGACTCCCTGGACGACGAGGAGCGCTACCCGCGCGCCCTCGCGGGCGTCCAGGAGGTCTTCGGACAGCGCATCGAGGTGTTCTACACCGGCGTGGGCCGCACCCAGTCCTGGATGCGCGACCCGTACGCCTACGGGGAAGCCTCCGTCCTCCTGCCCGGCCAGCACACCGAGCTCTTCCCCCACGTCCGAAAGGCCGAGGGCAACCTCCACTTCGCCGGCTGCCACACCTCCATCAAGCCCGCATGGATCGAAGGCGCCCTCGAATCGGCGGTCCGCACCGCCCTGGAGGTCCACACCGCCTAG
- a CDS encoding ester cyclase, translating into MHPNEALVRTCLAAITEADADGWLACYTDDAVSWDVPLDSFWRGRAGLEAGVRSWVAAIPDTRMEIRSVFADDRSGACEWTMSGTLEGPLDGMPPQLAALAKGKSFSMQGSTVYRFSEDGRIRQESLYWDLAGVLGQFGLLPPL; encoded by the coding sequence ATGCACCCCAACGAAGCACTCGTCCGCACCTGTCTGGCCGCGATCACCGAGGCCGACGCGGACGGCTGGCTCGCCTGCTACACCGACGACGCCGTCTCCTGGGACGTCCCCCTCGACTCCTTCTGGCGCGGGCGCGCCGGACTGGAGGCGGGCGTGCGCTCCTGGGTGGCCGCGATACCGGACACCCGGATGGAGATCCGCAGCGTCTTCGCGGACGACCGCTCCGGAGCCTGCGAGTGGACCATGTCCGGCACCCTGGAGGGCCCCCTCGACGGGATGCCCCCGCAGCTCGCCGCGCTCGCGAAGGGCAAGTCCTTCTCCATGCAGGGCTCGACCGTCTACCGGTTCTCCGAGGACGGCCGGATCCGGCAGGAGTCCCTCTACTGGGACCTCGCCGGGGTGCTCGGCCAGTTCGGACTGCTGCCTCCGCTGTAG
- a CDS encoding TetR/AcrR family transcriptional regulator — protein MSTPSQKARRAPAADREEPRRRADAERSIAAIVAAAIDCFRQDPNVSLTAVASAAGVSRVTLYAHFPSREALVDAVLDHSVGQADAALQAQGLDEGPADEAFSRLVRSGWRILERHAFLLAASEGVITPARRRAHHEKVLARVERVLVRGQAEGVFRTDLPLPWLVTTFYSLLHAAGAETDARHLKVKDVPDILDRTLSSILRTTPPS, from the coding sequence ATGTCCACGCCGTCTCAAAAAGCCCGCCGCGCCCCTGCAGCAGACCGGGAGGAACCCCGCCGCCGCGCGGATGCGGAGCGGAGCATCGCGGCCATCGTCGCCGCCGCGATCGACTGCTTCCGACAGGACCCCAACGTGAGCCTGACCGCCGTCGCCAGTGCGGCCGGGGTCAGCCGGGTCACGCTGTACGCGCACTTCCCGTCCCGCGAGGCCCTGGTCGACGCGGTACTGGACCACTCCGTCGGACAGGCGGACGCCGCCCTCCAGGCCCAGGGGCTCGACGAGGGCCCGGCGGACGAGGCGTTCTCCCGCCTCGTCCGGTCCGGCTGGCGGATCCTGGAGCGCCACGCGTTCCTGCTCGCCGCCTCCGAAGGGGTCATCACGCCGGCCCGCCGCCGTGCGCACCACGAGAAGGTCCTCGCGCGCGTGGAACGGGTCCTGGTCCGCGGCCAGGCGGAGGGCGTGTTCCGTACCGACCTCCCGCTCCCCTGGCTGGTCACCACCTTCTACAGCCTGCTGCACGCGGCGGGCGCCGAGACCGACGCACGGCACCTCAAGGTCAAGGACGTCCCCGACATCCTGGACCGCACCCTCTCGTCCATCCTGCGGACGACCCCGCCCTCCTGA